From a single Cytophagales bacterium WSM2-2 genomic region:
- a CDS encoding ABC transporter permease, which translates to MSEDIEGDLTEMFQREVTAGSLKKAQFQFSINVLRLFRPGIIKKWSQSSFTNPAPMFRNYFITSARSLMRSKGFSLINIVGLAVGLAIFSLITFYVYHQLSFDRYHQNADRIVRIVENLRTENEQLFQSTSSPPMGPYLLKDFPEVESYVRFQNWNLLAQRNGISYYEPDSYIADSTVFDIFSFKLIRGDKKTALREPYSIVLTESMAKRYFADQDPVGQMLKMDYDNYKVTGVMEDVPENSHFRFSNLISFSTWSRNNKKAEDGAWFWNGFHTYVLLKDAEAVNKVRAKMPGFIQKNIGKGGMYYEDLPLQSLTSIYMEAPRSWENGTRGSMSNIYILSIIAVFILLIACFNYINLATARASRRLKEVGLRKSLGALRRMLVAQFLGESIIVAFLASLLAVFLAWLALPTFRTLVESPLSFSILPNPWMIAGAAFALVLFIGVLAGAYPAFVISGFQPLQIFRPSTKGIYSHHNFRKVLVATQFVISIMLVAGTWLVYDQLDLVRNQDLGFNKAATLVVPTNGDTAIVKHWDAVKNELKRVKGVQAIAGSSTVPGQSTNNLYTEIEMKDGKMSPTNINYNFVDHDFLSTYGIKLLAGRDFLREVKADDTTAYLINETAVKDFGWTPEQAIGKRVNGRYKGKIIGVMKDFNYRSLHTKVEPILFVMTSWVGRISIHLEGDDIRPAVDRLQAKWNELVPYLPFDYTFLDTSFDRQYKADQQLGKVAGVFTGLAIFIGCLGLLGLTSFAVERRTKEIGIRKVLGASVSNVVILIAREFIWLIVIALVVATPLTWYLIQRWEENFTLQAVINPLRFLLAGISVFVFAWLTISFLSFRAATSNPTNALRNE; encoded by the coding sequence ATGTCAGAAGATATTGAAGGTGACCTTACGGAAATGTTTCAGCGTGAAGTGACAGCTGGAAGTCTTAAGAAAGCGCAATTTCAGTTTTCAATTAATGTCCTTCGGTTATTTCGTCCGGGAATCATAAAAAAATGGAGCCAATCATCATTCACTAATCCTGCACCTATGTTTAGAAATTATTTCATCACGTCTGCGCGTTCGCTCATGCGAAGCAAAGGATTTTCACTGATCAATATTGTTGGGTTAGCTGTAGGTCTTGCCATCTTCAGCTTGATCACATTCTATGTTTATCATCAACTGAGCTTCGACCGGTATCACCAAAATGCCGATCGGATTGTTCGCATTGTAGAAAACCTGAGAACGGAAAATGAACAGTTGTTTCAGTCTACAAGCTCACCCCCCATGGGCCCGTACTTGTTGAAGGATTTTCCTGAAGTGGAAAGCTATGTGCGTTTCCAGAACTGGAATTTGCTCGCCCAGCGCAATGGTATTTCCTATTATGAGCCGGACTCCTATATAGCAGACAGCACGGTGTTTGATATCTTCAGTTTCAAACTGATCAGGGGCGACAAGAAAACCGCTTTGCGTGAACCTTATTCCATTGTACTTACTGAGTCCATGGCAAAAAGATATTTTGCCGACCAGGATCCGGTCGGACAGATGCTAAAAATGGATTATGATAACTACAAAGTGACAGGTGTTATGGAAGACGTTCCGGAAAATTCCCACTTTCGTTTCAGCAATCTTATCTCGTTTTCAACCTGGAGCCGCAACAACAAAAAGGCTGAAGACGGAGCCTGGTTTTGGAATGGATTTCATACGTACGTTTTATTAAAGGATGCTGAGGCGGTGAATAAAGTTCGAGCAAAGATGCCGGGCTTCATTCAAAAGAATATTGGAAAGGGCGGGATGTATTATGAAGATCTTCCCTTACAGTCCCTCACCAGTATCTACATGGAGGCTCCACGATCATGGGAAAACGGAACACGGGGAAGCATGAGTAACATTTACATATTGTCGATCATTGCCGTATTTATATTATTGATAGCTTGTTTCAACTACATCAACCTGGCCACTGCACGCGCTTCGAGACGATTGAAAGAAGTTGGTCTTCGGAAATCGTTGGGCGCACTTCGCAGAATGCTTGTCGCGCAGTTCCTGGGGGAATCAATTATTGTTGCTTTCCTCGCTTCACTGTTGGCGGTGTTTTTGGCGTGGTTGGCTCTCCCCACTTTCCGGACGCTTGTTGAGTCTCCACTAAGTTTTTCGATACTACCCAATCCCTGGATGATAGCTGGAGCTGCTTTTGCCCTCGTGTTATTCATTGGTGTGCTGGCAGGCGCCTACCCTGCGTTCGTCATCTCCGGGTTTCAGCCGCTGCAAATATTTCGCCCTTCAACTAAAGGTATTTATAGCCACCATAATTTCAGAAAGGTTCTGGTAGCCACGCAATTTGTTATCTCTATTATGCTGGTGGCAGGCACATGGCTTGTTTACGATCAATTGGATCTCGTACGAAATCAGGATCTCGGTTTTAATAAGGCTGCAACTCTCGTAGTGCCTACCAATGGCGATACTGCCATTGTGAAACACTGGGATGCAGTGAAGAATGAACTAAAACGAGTGAAGGGAGTGCAGGCGATTGCTGGTTCATCAACTGTTCCGGGACAATCGACCAATAATCTTTATACTGAAATTGAAATGAAGGATGGCAAAATGTCTCCCACGAACATTAATTACAATTTTGTCGATCATGATTTTCTTTCCACGTATGGAATAAAACTTTTGGCTGGCCGCGATTTTCTTCGCGAAGTAAAAGCGGATGACACTACTGCATACCTGATCAATGAAACAGCAGTCAAAGATTTTGGCTGGACACCCGAACAGGCCATAGGCAAACGAGTGAATGGACGTTACAAAGGAAAGATTATCGGTGTGATGAAAGATTTCAACTATCGGTCATTGCATACCAAAGTTGAACCAATTCTTTTTGTCATGACCAGCTGGGTAGGGAGAATTTCTATTCATCTGGAAGGAGATGATATTAGACCTGCCGTGGATCGACTTCAGGCAAAATGGAATGAGCTTGTTCCCTATTTGCCATTCGACTACACCTTTCTCGATACTTCCTTTGACCGTCAGTATAAGGCAGATCAACAGCTGGGAAAAGTAGCTGGTGTATTTACCGGACTAGCTATTTTTATCGGATGCCTCGGATTGCTGGGACTTACTTCTTTCGCTGTGGAGCGGAGAACGAAAGAGATTGGCATCCGCAAAGTGCTGGGCGCGTCCGTATCAAATGTCGTGATCCTGATTGCACGCGAATTTATCTGGTTAATTGTTATCGCTTTGGTAGTAGCCACACCTTTGACGTGGTACCTGATTCAACGATGGGAAGAGAACTTCACACTGCAAGCCGTGATCAATCCTCTTCGCTTTTTACTGGCGGGTATCTCTGTGTTTGTGTTTGCATGGCTCACGATCAGCTTCCTGTCGTTTCGGGCAGCTACTAGTAACCCAACAAATGCATTGAGAAATGAATGA
- a CDS encoding peptidase: MNHYKREVATWIRWLHIYLSMFSFAALLFFAVTGITLNHTEWVEDQQQVEQATGTLPNLPIDEKSELRIVEYFRNRYKITTPLHNFLNEKSECSISFKGPGYAADIFVDAETGKYNITITKSGLVALLNDLHKGRDSGHTWALLIDISAILMILVSLTGFAMIFFLKKKRLSGLLITLTGAVIIILIYYAFV; encoded by the coding sequence ATGAATCACTATAAGCGTGAAGTAGCTACATGGATCCGGTGGCTTCACATTTATCTTTCGATGTTCAGTTTCGCAGCATTGCTATTTTTTGCAGTAACTGGCATTACGTTAAATCATACCGAATGGGTTGAAGATCAACAACAAGTTGAACAGGCTACAGGTACTTTGCCGAATTTGCCGATTGACGAAAAATCAGAATTAAGAATTGTCGAATATTTTCGCAACCGATATAAAATCACAACACCGCTTCATAATTTTTTAAATGAGAAATCGGAATGCAGTATTTCCTTCAAAGGCCCAGGATATGCTGCCGATATTTTTGTTGACGCTGAGACAGGAAAGTATAACATCACCATTACCAAATCAGGACTAGTCGCCCTTTTAAATGATCTGCACAAGGGGCGTGACTCGGGTCACACCTGGGCTTTGCTGATTGACATAAGTGCCATACTTATGATATTGGTTTCTTTGACAGGGTTCGCGATGATCTTCTTTCTCAAAAAGAAAAGACTTAGCGGCCTTCTAATAACCCTCACTGGCGCAGTCATCATCATTCTGATTTACTATGCCTTTGTCTGA